Proteins from a genomic interval of Ralstonia wenshanensis:
- a CDS encoding LysR substrate-binding domain-containing protein, whose translation MTLTELKYIVAVARERHFGRAAEACFVSQPTLSVAIKKLEDELAVQIFERGASEVSVTPVGEQIVTQAQRVLEQTMAIREIAKQGMDPLAGPLRLGVIYTIGPYLLPALVKQMIDTVPQMPLMLQENFTVRLVELLKQGEIDCAIMAEPFPEAGLMTVPLYDEPFVVAVPRGHELAKASSVDPEALKQQTMLLLGNGHCFRDHVLGVCPELSRFSQNADGIQKTFEGSSLETIRHMVASGVGITVLPRTSVPSMQPAATDLLSYVPFQEPVPDRRVVLAWRKSFTRIAAIEAVAKAVAQCDLPGIKLLPATPLIH comes from the coding sequence ATGACGCTCACTGAACTCAAATACATCGTCGCCGTCGCGCGGGAACGCCACTTTGGGCGTGCCGCCGAGGCCTGCTTCGTCTCGCAGCCGACGCTGTCGGTCGCCATCAAGAAGCTGGAAGACGAACTGGCCGTGCAGATTTTCGAGCGCGGCGCATCGGAAGTGAGCGTCACGCCCGTCGGCGAGCAGATCGTCACGCAGGCGCAGCGTGTGCTTGAGCAGACGATGGCGATCCGGGAGATCGCCAAGCAGGGGATGGACCCGCTGGCCGGGCCGCTGCGCCTGGGGGTGATCTACACGATCGGGCCGTACCTGCTGCCCGCGCTCGTCAAGCAGATGATCGACACCGTCCCGCAGATGCCGCTGATGCTGCAGGAGAACTTCACCGTGCGGTTGGTGGAGCTGCTCAAGCAGGGCGAGATCGACTGCGCCATCATGGCCGAGCCGTTTCCCGAAGCGGGCCTGATGACGGTGCCACTGTACGACGAGCCCTTTGTCGTGGCGGTGCCGCGCGGTCATGAACTGGCCAAGGCGTCGTCGGTTGACCCGGAAGCGCTCAAGCAGCAGACCATGCTGTTGCTCGGCAACGGGCATTGTTTCCGAGACCACGTGCTGGGCGTGTGCCCGGAGCTGTCGCGCTTCTCGCAGAACGCGGACGGAATACAGAAGACGTTCGAAGGTTCGTCGCTGGAAACGATCCGCCATATGGTTGCCAGCGGCGTGGGCATTACGGTGCTGCCGCGTACATCGGTGCCCAGCATGCAGCCCGCCGCCACCGATCTGCTGAGCTATGTGCCTTTCCAGGAGCCTGTGCCCGACCGCCGCGTCGTTCTCGCCTGGCGCAAGAGTTTCACCCGCATTGCCGCGATCGAAGCGGTGGCCAAGGCGGTCGCGCAATGCGACCTTCCCGGCATCAAGCTGTTGCCGGCCACCCCGCTGATTCACTGA
- a CDS encoding metallophosphoesterase, translated as MSDEPNGSRSLPRGRRRFLMTTVGLMAALHLYIGWRLLPDLGWNGAGWAAGAVFLLVSTVMIPTGMAARFVIRPISLADRVTWFGALLMGLFSSLLVLTLLRDVALVVLPQAYRHDSALLVVGLTVLVTVIGYVNARRIPRVARVTVPIADLPAALHGFTIAQITDLHVGPTIKHAYVAGVVERLNALQPDVVAVTGDLVDGEVDVLRPHIAPLAGMSARHGVYAVTGNHEYYSGVGPWVSEFERLGMRVLMNEHAVLEHNGAPLVIAGVTDFSAGKFDATHASDPTRALAGSPPGVTPTILLAHQPRTAPAAAEAGFDLQLSGHTHGGQFWPWSLFVPLQQPFTAGLHKLGRLWIYTSRGTGYWGPPKRFGAPSEITLIRLEPAVG; from the coding sequence ATGAGTGACGAACCTAACGGCAGCCGATCCCTGCCCCGCGGCAGACGCCGCTTCCTGATGACGACGGTCGGGCTCATGGCAGCGCTGCATCTCTACATCGGGTGGCGGCTGCTCCCGGATCTGGGCTGGAATGGCGCAGGCTGGGCTGCAGGCGCCGTCTTCCTGCTCGTATCGACGGTGATGATTCCGACTGGGATGGCAGCGCGCTTCGTGATCCGCCCCATCTCGCTGGCGGATCGCGTGACCTGGTTTGGCGCGTTGTTGATGGGTCTGTTCTCGTCGCTGCTGGTGCTGACGCTGCTGCGCGACGTGGCGCTCGTCGTGCTGCCGCAGGCCTATCGGCACGACTCGGCCCTGCTCGTCGTCGGCCTCACCGTGTTGGTGACCGTGATCGGCTATGTCAACGCGCGCCGCATCCCCCGCGTCGCTCGGGTGACGGTGCCCATTGCGGACCTGCCCGCCGCGTTGCACGGCTTCACCATCGCGCAGATCACCGATCTGCATGTCGGCCCCACCATCAAGCACGCGTATGTGGCCGGCGTGGTCGAGCGGCTCAATGCGCTGCAACCGGATGTCGTCGCCGTGACGGGCGATCTGGTGGACGGCGAGGTTGACGTGCTGCGCCCGCATATCGCGCCGCTGGCCGGCATGTCGGCTCGGCACGGCGTTTATGCAGTGACGGGCAATCACGAGTACTACTCAGGGGTCGGCCCCTGGGTGTCGGAGTTCGAGCGGCTCGGCATGCGCGTGCTGATGAACGAGCATGCGGTGCTTGAACACAACGGCGCGCCGCTGGTGATCGCGGGCGTAACCGATTTCAGTGCTGGCAAGTTCGACGCTACACACGCGAGCGATCCAACCCGGGCGCTGGCAGGGTCGCCGCCCGGCGTGACGCCCACCATCCTGCTCGCGCATCAACCGCGCACCGCTCCCGCCGCTGCGGAAGCCGGCTTCGACCTGCAGCTTTCCGGGCACACCCATGGCGGCCAGTTCTGGCCTTGGAGCCTGTTTGTTCCGCTGCAGCAGCCTTTTACAGCTGGCTTGCACAAGCTGGGGCGCCTGTGGATCTACACCAGCCGTGGCACGGGATATTGGGGGCCGCCCAAGCGGTTCGGCGCGCCGTCGGAGATCACGCTGATACGGCTCGAGCCGGCCGTGGGCTAA
- the recG gene encoding ATP-dependent DNA helicase RecG: protein MPDADTAPALKPKRAAPADKPAKAAAKTVRPADKLAKLGLHRDVDLVLHLPMRYEDETTLLTIAEATARANTGWAAQVEGTVTRNEVAFRPRRQLVVHIADDSGELVLRFLNFYGSQVKQMAEGVRLRVRGEVRGGFFGAEMVHPTVRAVAEDEPLPDRLTPVYPSTAGVAQAYLRKAILNALTRTPLPETLPNSLITGPLAPLKLMTPADAVRLLHQPTPDVDEHSLVERTHPAWLRIKFDELLSQQLSLKRAQAARRMRNAPVLRDSGKEGLLARFMNALPFKLTGAQARVWEEIRADLAHPYPMQRLLQGDVGSGKTVIAALAACQAIDAGWQAALMAPTELLAEQHYRKLSAWLEPLGVDIVWLAGSLKRKQKDEAAARVAAGTAQLVIGTHALIQDAVAFARLGLAVVDEQHRFGVAQRLALRGKAGNGDAPAARAQVPHQLMMSATPIPRTLAMTYYADLDVSAIDELPPGRTPIVTRLVNDARRDEVIERIYAAAREGRQVYWVCPLIEESEALQLQTAVETFETLSESLQGLKVGLVHGRLPSAEKAAVMSAFAGGELHVLVATTVIEVGVDVPNASLMVIEHAERFGLAQLHQLRGRVGRGTAESVCVLLYQAPLSPTAKQRLQTMRETTDGFEIARRDLEIRGPGEFLGARQSGEAMLRFADLNHDAWLVEFAQGAADDMLARFPEAVDTHLKRWLGEREHYLRV, encoded by the coding sequence ATGCCCGACGCTGATACCGCGCCGGCGCTGAAGCCAAAACGCGCAGCTCCGGCAGACAAGCCAGCCAAGGCAGCGGCCAAGACCGTCCGCCCGGCGGACAAACTGGCCAAGCTCGGCCTCCACCGCGATGTCGATCTCGTCCTGCATCTGCCGATGCGCTACGAGGATGAAACCACGCTGCTGACCATTGCAGAAGCCACGGCCCGTGCCAACACCGGCTGGGCTGCGCAGGTAGAGGGCACCGTCACGCGCAATGAGGTGGCGTTCCGGCCGCGCCGACAACTCGTCGTGCATATCGCTGATGATTCGGGCGAGCTGGTTCTGCGCTTTCTCAATTTCTACGGCAGCCAGGTCAAGCAGATGGCCGAGGGTGTGCGCCTGCGCGTGCGCGGCGAGGTACGCGGCGGCTTCTTCGGCGCAGAGATGGTGCACCCGACCGTGCGTGCCGTGGCGGAAGATGAACCGCTGCCTGATCGCCTGACTCCGGTGTATCCGAGCACGGCTGGCGTGGCCCAGGCCTATCTGCGCAAGGCGATCCTGAACGCGCTCACGCGTACGCCGCTGCCGGAAACGCTGCCGAATAGCCTCATCACTGGCCCGCTCGCACCGCTCAAGCTGATGACGCCGGCCGATGCCGTGCGCCTGCTGCATCAGCCGACGCCCGATGTCGATGAGCATAGCCTCGTCGAGCGCACGCACCCGGCGTGGCTGCGCATCAAGTTTGATGAACTGCTGTCGCAGCAGTTGTCGCTCAAGCGCGCGCAGGCCGCGCGCCGGATGCGCAACGCGCCCGTCCTGCGCGACAGCGGCAAGGAGGGGCTGCTCGCGCGCTTCATGAATGCCCTGCCGTTCAAGCTGACCGGCGCGCAGGCCCGCGTGTGGGAAGAGATTCGCGCCGACCTCGCGCACCCGTACCCGATGCAACGGTTGTTGCAGGGCGACGTGGGCAGCGGCAAGACCGTCATTGCTGCGCTGGCAGCCTGCCAGGCCATCGATGCCGGCTGGCAGGCCGCCCTGATGGCGCCGACCGAGCTGCTGGCCGAGCAGCATTACCGCAAGCTTTCTGCCTGGCTGGAACCGCTGGGCGTGGACATCGTCTGGCTGGCCGGCAGCCTCAAGCGCAAGCAGAAGGACGAGGCGGCCGCGCGCGTGGCGGCCGGCACGGCACAACTCGTGATTGGCACGCACGCGCTGATCCAGGATGCGGTTGCGTTCGCGCGGCTCGGCCTGGCCGTGGTGGATGAACAGCATCGCTTTGGCGTGGCGCAACGTCTGGCGTTGCGGGGCAAGGCTGGCAATGGCGATGCGCCCGCCGCCCGCGCCCAGGTGCCGCACCAGCTGATGATGTCCGCCACGCCCATCCCGCGCACGCTCGCGATGACGTATTACGCCGATCTCGACGTCTCTGCCATTGACGAATTGCCGCCCGGCCGCACGCCCATCGTCACGCGCCTGGTCAACGATGCGCGCCGCGACGAAGTGATTGAACGCATCTACGCCGCCGCCCGCGAGGGGCGACAGGTCTACTGGGTTTGCCCGCTGATCGAAGAGAGCGAGGCGCTGCAACTGCAGACCGCCGTCGAAACCTTCGAGACGCTTTCGGAAAGCCTGCAAGGCCTGAAGGTAGGCCTCGTGCACGGACGCCTGCCTTCGGCCGAGAAGGCCGCCGTGATGAGCGCCTTTGCCGGCGGCGAGCTGCACGTGCTGGTGGCCACCACCGTCATTGAAGTCGGTGTGGACGTGCCCAATGCCTCGTTGATGGTGATCGAGCACGCCGAGCGCTTTGGCCTTGCGCAGTTGCACCAGCTACGCGGGCGGGTGGGGCGCGGCACGGCGGAATCGGTTTGCGTGCTGCTGTATCAGGCGCCTTTGTCGCCGACGGCCAAGCAGCGTCTGCAGACCATGCGCGAGACCACCGATGGTTTCGAGATCGCCCGGCGCGATCTGGAGATTCGCGGGCCCGGCGAATTCCTCGGGGCGCGGCAATCGGGCGAAGCGATGTTGCGCTTTGCCGATCTGAACCACGATGCGTGGCTCGTCGAGTTTGCCCAGGGCGCGGCGGACGACATGCTGGCCCGCTTTCCCGAAGCCGTCGACACCCACCTCAAGCGCTGGCTGGGCGAGCGCGAGCACTACCTGCGTGTCTAA
- the queA gene encoding tRNA preQ1(34) S-adenosylmethionine ribosyltransferase-isomerase QueA, with protein MLTLSDFDFDLPPELIAQTALPDRTASRLLAVCRAEDAVHFEDRQFADLVDYLRPGDLLVFNDTRVIKARFLGHKASGGKVEVLVERLLDEHTVLAQIRSSKSPVEGTTLRLADAFDVTVGPRAEPFFTLRFPQPALELIEQYGRLPLPPYIEHDPDSFDETRYQTVYARNPGAVAAPTAGLHFDDALFAKLDAMGIQRGFLTLHVGAGTFQPVRVENIAEHRMHSEWYQITPELAEAIRATRAAGGRIIAVGTTSMRALESAAQPDGTLNACSGETDIFITPGYRFRAVDLLVTNFHLPKSTLLMLVSAFAGMNAIRDAYQHAIAQRYRFFSYGDAMLLTRAPSEPGEPQSL; from the coding sequence ATGCTGACGCTGTCCGATTTCGATTTCGATCTGCCACCCGAGCTGATCGCACAAACCGCCCTGCCCGACCGCACCGCGAGCCGCCTGCTGGCCGTGTGCCGTGCGGAAGATGCCGTGCATTTTGAAGACCGCCAGTTTGCCGATCTGGTCGATTACCTGCGCCCCGGCGACCTGCTGGTCTTCAACGACACGCGTGTCATCAAGGCACGCTTTCTCGGCCACAAAGCCAGCGGCGGAAAGGTGGAGGTGCTCGTCGAGCGCCTGCTGGACGAACACACGGTGCTGGCGCAGATCCGCTCCAGCAAGTCGCCGGTCGAGGGCACCACGCTGCGCCTGGCCGACGCCTTTGACGTGACGGTCGGCCCACGCGCCGAACCGTTCTTCACGTTGCGTTTTCCGCAGCCAGCGCTGGAGCTGATCGAGCAATACGGCCGCCTGCCGCTGCCGCCCTACATCGAGCACGATCCGGACAGCTTTGACGAGACGCGCTACCAGACCGTGTATGCGCGCAATCCGGGCGCCGTCGCGGCACCCACGGCGGGCCTGCATTTCGACGATGCGCTGTTCGCCAAGCTGGACGCCATGGGCATCCAGCGCGGTTTTCTCACGCTGCACGTCGGTGCCGGCACGTTCCAGCCGGTGCGCGTGGAAAACATCGCCGAGCACCGGATGCACAGCGAGTGGTACCAAATTACGCCGGAACTGGCCGAAGCCATCCGCGCCACGCGAGCTGCCGGCGGCCGCATCATTGCGGTCGGCACCACATCGATGCGCGCGCTTGAATCGGCCGCGCAGCCGGACGGCACGCTCAATGCCTGCAGCGGCGAGACCGACATTTTCATCACCCCCGGCTACCGCTTCCGCGCCGTCGACCTGCTGGTGACGAACTTCCACCTGCCTAAATCGACGTTACTGATGCTGGTATCGGCGTTTGCCGGCATGAACGCCATCCGAGACGCCTACCAGCACGCCATCGCCCAGCGCTACCGCTTCTTCAGCTACGGCGACGCCATGCTGCTGACGCGCGCTCCCTCCGAACCCGGCGAACCCCAATCGCTCTGA
- the tgt gene encoding tRNA guanosine(34) transglycosylase Tgt, with product MLKYELLTTDGLARRGRMTLNHGVVETPIFMPVGTYGAVKAMSPAELKDIGAQIILGNTFHLWLRPGLEVMDAHKGLHGFNGWDKPILTDSGGFQVFSLGDLRKITEEGVTFASPINGDKLFLSPEISMQIQRRLNSDIVMQFDECTPYKIGDRPATEAEAAASMRMSLRWAQRSRNEFEREKNPNALFAIVQGGMFENLRDESLAGLQAIDADAGGEGFGGYAIGGLSVGEPKEDMMRVLQHVAPRLPANKPHYLMGVGTPEDLVAGVASGVDMFDCVMPTRNARNGWLFTRFGDIKIKNAVHRNDPRPLDETCGCYTCSNFSRAYLHHLQRVGEILGARLNTIHNLYYYLELMAEMRTAIESHSFAAFQARFAADRARGAL from the coding sequence ATGCTCAAGTACGAACTGCTCACCACCGATGGCCTCGCCCGACGCGGCCGCATGACCCTGAACCACGGCGTGGTGGAAACGCCCATCTTCATGCCGGTGGGCACTTATGGCGCGGTCAAGGCGATGTCGCCGGCGGAGCTGAAGGACATCGGCGCGCAGATCATCCTGGGCAACACGTTCCACCTGTGGCTGCGCCCCGGGCTGGAAGTGATGGACGCGCACAAGGGCCTGCATGGCTTCAATGGCTGGGACAAGCCCATCCTGACCGATTCCGGCGGTTTTCAGGTGTTTTCGCTGGGTGATCTGCGCAAGATAACCGAAGAAGGCGTGACATTCGCATCGCCCATCAACGGCGACAAGCTGTTCCTGTCGCCCGAGATCTCGATGCAGATCCAGCGCCGGTTGAACTCCGACATCGTCATGCAGTTCGACGAATGCACGCCGTACAAGATCGGCGATCGGCCAGCCACCGAGGCTGAAGCCGCCGCGTCGATGCGCATGAGCCTGCGCTGGGCGCAACGCTCACGCAATGAATTCGAACGCGAGAAGAATCCGAACGCACTATTCGCCATCGTCCAGGGCGGCATGTTCGAAAACCTGCGTGATGAATCGCTGGCCGGCTTGCAAGCCATTGACGCCGATGCCGGCGGCGAAGGTTTCGGCGGATACGCCATCGGTGGCCTGTCAGTCGGCGAGCCGAAGGAAGACATGATGCGCGTGCTGCAGCACGTGGCGCCGCGCCTGCCCGCCAACAAGCCGCATTACCTGATGGGCGTCGGTACGCCGGAAGACCTGGTGGCGGGCGTCGCCAGCGGCGTCGACATGTTCGACTGCGTGATGCCGACCCGCAACGCGCGCAACGGCTGGCTCTTCACCCGCTTTGGCGACATCAAGATCAAGAACGCGGTACACCGCAACGATCCGCGCCCGCTGGACGAGACCTGCGGCTGTTACACCTGCAGCAACTTCTCGCGCGCGTACCTGCACCACTTGCAGCGCGTCGGCGAAATCCTGGGTGCCCGCCTGAACACCATCCACAACCTGTATTACTACCTGGAATTGATGGCCGAGATGCGCACCGCCATCGAGTCGCACAGCTTTGCCGCATTCCAGGCGCGCTTTGCCGCAGACCGCGCGCGCGGGGCGCTGTAA
- the yajC gene encoding preprotein translocase subunit YajC: MFLISDAYAQTAPAAGGAAGGLMSFLPIILMFVVLWFIMIRPQMKRQKETKAMLEALAKGDEVVTAGGILGKVSKVAEQYVTVEIAANTEITVQKSAVTTVLPKGTLKAL, encoded by the coding sequence GTGTTCCTGATTTCCGACGCTTACGCGCAAACTGCACCGGCAGCTGGTGGTGCCGCGGGTGGCCTGATGAGCTTCCTGCCCATCATCCTGATGTTCGTGGTGCTGTGGTTCATCATGATCCGCCCGCAGATGAAGCGCCAGAAAGAAACCAAGGCGATGCTCGAAGCCCTGGCCAAGGGCGACGAAGTCGTCACCGCCGGTGGAATTCTGGGCAAGGTGAGCAAGGTGGCTGAGCAGTACGTCACCGTGGAAATCGCTGCCAACACCGAAATCACTGTTCAGAAGAGCGCCGTGACGACCGTGCTGCCCAAGGGCACGCTCAAGGCACTGTAA
- the secD gene encoding protein translocase subunit SecD, with amino-acid sequence MNRYPLWKYIVILVALAIGFIYTLPNFFGEAPAVQVSSGKATVKVDLNVQKQVESLLAAASIQPDGVFFDNNGTSASVRVRFADTDTQLKAKDVLARGLNTDQADPTYIVALNLLPGSPRWLSGAPFFAKPMFLGLDLRGGVHFLLQVDMNGAVTKKLDSLAGDIRTQLRDKGIRHSGIDRNSNAITIKFSNPDDAERARGLLADSTRELAYTVDKSADGATLTGTFTAAAMKEVQDNAVKQNIVTLHNRVNELGVAEPVIQQQGPDRIVVQLPGVQDTAKAKDIIGRTATLEARLADPNAPLAPRAGDPVPLGDELFTQGRSAPVLLQKQVIFTGDRITSASAGFDQNHNSSVDITLDGQGGRMLRDVSRDNIGKRMGIVLFEKGKGEVLTVATIQSELGSRFQITGMGSTEAASDLALLLRAGSLAAPMEIIEERTIGPSLGADNIKKGFDSALYGFLAISVFMVLYYMLFGAFSVAALGVNVFLLIALLSMLQATLTLPGIAAIALALGMAIDANVLINERVREELRSGASAQMAIAAGFDRAWATILDSNVTTLIAGLALIAFGSGPVRGFAIVHCLGIGTSMFSAVFFNRGLVNLWYGRKKKLQSVAIGQVWKPGNTNTQSPAK; translated from the coding sequence ATGAATCGCTATCCGCTCTGGAAATACATTGTGATCCTGGTGGCGCTTGCCATTGGGTTCATCTACACGCTGCCGAACTTCTTCGGTGAGGCGCCTGCTGTACAGGTGTCTTCGGGCAAGGCCACCGTCAAGGTCGACCTGAACGTGCAAAAGCAGGTCGAGAGCCTGCTGGCTGCGGCCAGCATTCAGCCCGACGGCGTGTTCTTCGACAACAACGGGACATCCGCCAGCGTGCGCGTGCGCTTTGCCGACACCGACACGCAGCTCAAGGCCAAGGATGTCCTGGCCCGCGGCCTGAACACTGATCAAGCCGATCCGACCTACATCGTGGCGCTGAACCTCCTGCCGGGCTCGCCGCGCTGGTTGAGTGGCGCGCCGTTCTTTGCTAAACCGATGTTCCTGGGCCTCGATTTGCGCGGTGGCGTGCACTTCCTGCTGCAGGTCGACATGAACGGCGCCGTGACGAAGAAGCTCGACTCGCTGGCCGGGGACATCCGCACGCAACTGCGTGACAAGGGCATCCGCCACAGCGGCATCGACCGCAACAGCAACGCGATCACGATCAAGTTCAGCAACCCGGATGACGCCGAGCGCGCCCGCGGTCTGCTGGCCGACTCGACCCGCGAACTGGCCTACACCGTGGACAAGAGCGCCGACGGCGCCACGCTCACCGGTACCTTCACCGCCGCTGCGATGAAGGAAGTGCAGGACAACGCGGTCAAGCAGAACATCGTCACGCTGCATAACCGGGTGAATGAACTGGGCGTGGCTGAACCTGTGATCCAGCAGCAGGGCCCGGACCGCATCGTCGTGCAACTGCCCGGCGTGCAAGATACGGCCAAGGCCAAGGACATCATCGGCCGCACCGCGACGCTGGAAGCGCGCCTGGCCGATCCGAACGCGCCGCTCGCCCCGCGTGCCGGGGATCCGGTGCCGCTGGGCGACGAGCTGTTCACGCAAGGCCGCAGCGCCCCGGTGCTGCTGCAAAAGCAGGTGATCTTCACGGGTGACCGCATTACCAGCGCCTCGGCCGGCTTCGACCAGAACCACAACTCGTCGGTCGACATCACGCTCGACGGCCAGGGCGGCCGCATGCTGCGCGATGTCTCGCGTGACAACATCGGCAAGCGCATGGGCATCGTGCTCTTTGAAAAGGGCAAGGGCGAAGTGCTGACGGTGGCGACCATCCAGTCCGAACTGGGCTCGCGCTTCCAGATCACCGGCATGGGCTCGACCGAGGCGGCTTCCGACCTGGCGCTGCTGCTGCGCGCAGGCTCGCTGGCAGCGCCGATGGAGATCATCGAAGAGCGCACCATCGGCCCGTCGCTCGGTGCCGACAACATCAAGAAGGGCTTCGATTCGGCGCTGTACGGCTTCCTCGCCATCTCGGTGTTCATGGTGCTGTACTACATGCTGTTCGGTGCGTTCTCGGTGGCGGCCCTGGGCGTCAACGTGTTCCTGCTGATCGCCCTGCTTTCCATGCTGCAGGCCACGCTCACGCTGCCGGGTATCGCGGCAATCGCGCTGGCGCTCGGTATGGCCATTGACGCCAACGTGCTGATCAACGAACGCGTGCGTGAAGAGCTGCGCAGCGGCGCATCGGCACAGATGGCGATTGCCGCCGGTTTTGACCGCGCCTGGGCGACCATCCTCGATTCGAACGTCACCACGCTCATCGCTGGTCTGGCGCTGATTGCCTTTGGTTCGGGCCCGGTGCGTGGCTTCGCGATCGTGCACTGCCTGGGGATCGGCACGTCCATGTTCTCGGCGGTGTTCTTCAACCGCGGTCTCGTGAACCTCTGGTACGGCCGCAAGAAGAAGCTGCAGAGCGTCGCCATCGGGCAGGTGTGGAAGCCGGGCAATACGAACACGCAATCGCCCGCCAAGTAA
- the secF gene encoding protein translocase subunit SecF has protein sequence MEFFRIRRDIPFMKHALILNALSFLTFIAAVFFLFHKGLHLSVEFTGGTVMEVAYTQAADLPKIRGDVEKLGYADAQVQNFGTSRDVMIRLPLKNGPDGKPIASAVQSQQVMTALNAANPDAKLQRVEFVGPQVGKELATDGLLALLFVVIGIVIYLSIRFEWKFAVAGVIANLHDVVIILGFFAFFQWEFSLSVLAGVLAVLGYSVNESVVIFDRIREAFRKYRKMNTHEVIDHAITSTISRTIITHGSTEMMVVSMLVFGGPTLHYFALALTIGILFGIYSSVFVAAALCMWLGVKREDLVKSEKKAGGPKEDDPNFGAQV, from the coding sequence ATGGAGTTTTTCCGCATCCGCCGCGACATTCCGTTCATGAAGCACGCGTTGATCCTCAACGCGCTGTCGTTCCTGACGTTTATCGCCGCTGTCTTCTTCCTGTTCCACAAGGGGCTGCACCTGTCGGTGGAGTTCACTGGCGGTACGGTGATGGAAGTCGCTTACACCCAGGCCGCCGATCTACCGAAGATCCGCGGTGACGTTGAAAAGCTCGGCTATGCCGACGCCCAGGTGCAGAACTTCGGCACCTCGCGCGACGTGATGATCCGCCTGCCGCTCAAGAACGGTCCGGACGGCAAGCCCATCGCCTCGGCCGTGCAAAGCCAACAGGTGATGACGGCCTTGAATGCCGCCAACCCTGACGCCAAGCTGCAGCGTGTCGAGTTCGTCGGCCCGCAGGTCGGCAAGGAGCTGGCCACGGACGGCCTGCTGGCGCTGCTGTTCGTGGTGATCGGCATCGTGATCTACCTGTCGATCCGCTTCGAGTGGAAGTTTGCCGTGGCGGGCGTGATCGCCAACCTGCACGACGTCGTGATCATCCTGGGCTTCTTCGCCTTCTTCCAGTGGGAGTTCTCACTGTCGGTGCTGGCGGGGGTGCTGGCGGTGCTGGGCTATTCGGTCAACGAATCCGTGGTGATTTTCGACCGGATCCGCGAAGCGTTCCGCAAGTACCGCAAGATGAATACGCACGAGGTCATCGATCACGCGATTACCAGCACCATCTCGCGAACGATCATCACCCACGGCTCGACCGAAATGATGGTGGTGTCGATGCTGGTGTTCGGCGGCCCGACGCTGCACTACTTCGCTCTGGCCCTGACGATCGGTATTCTGTTCGGCATCTACTCTTCGGTGTTTGTGGCAGCCGCGCTGTGCATGTGGCTGGGCGTCAAGCGCGAAGACCTGGTCAAGTCTGAAAAGAAGGCCGGCGGCCCGAAAGAAGACGATCCCAACTTCGGCGCGCAGGTCTGA
- a CDS encoding YceI family protein → MKLRTLVAALSAFAATAAFAAPATYQLDPSHTYPSFEADHMGGLSKWRGKFEKSSGTVTLDRAAKTGSIDVTVQTDSIDFGLAKMNEHAKSAEIFDVAKYPTATFKGNFTKFKGDVPTEAEGQLTLHGVTKPAKLEIDAFKCMQHPMLKREVCGADAEMKFKRDDFGVDYGKAYGFNMETKLKIQVEGIKQDASVAQQ, encoded by the coding sequence ATGAAATTGCGTACCCTCGTTGCCGCACTGTCGGCCTTTGCTGCCACTGCCGCCTTTGCTGCACCGGCAACGTACCAGCTGGATCCGAGCCACACCTACCCGAGCTTCGAAGCTGACCACATGGGCGGTCTGTCGAAGTGGCGCGGCAAGTTCGAGAAGTCCAGCGGCACCGTGACGCTGGATCGCGCCGCCAAGACCGGCAGCATTGACGTGACCGTGCAGACCGACAGCATCGACTTCGGTCTCGCCAAGATGAACGAGCACGCCAAGAGCGCCGAGATTTTCGACGTGGCCAAGTACCCGACCGCCACGTTCAAGGGCAACTTCACGAAGTTCAAGGGCGACGTGCCGACCGAAGCCGAAGGCCAGTTGACGCTGCACGGCGTGACCAAGCCGGCCAAGCTGGAAATCGACGCGTTCAAGTGCATGCAGCATCCGATGCTCAAGCGTGAAGTCTGCGGCGCCGATGCCGAAATGAAGTTCAAGCGCGACGACTTCGGCGTCGACTACGGCAAGGCCTACGGTTTCAACATGGAAACCAAGCTCAAGATCCAGGTGGAAGGCATCAAGCAAGACGCCAGCGTAGCGCAGCAATAA